The following are encoded in a window of Ricinus communis isolate WT05 ecotype wild-type chromosome 4, ASM1957865v1, whole genome shotgun sequence genomic DNA:
- the LOC8258112 gene encoding calmodulin-binding protein 60 A isoform X3 — MSQKRQPEEAKLRSDGNSPEEKRRRFNLKNVVQEVIKMQSFQHLLEPILEPLIRRVVKEEVELALRKHLANIKRNCGNEKDFIESRSFKLQFSNSLSLPVFTGARIEGEECSSIKVILIDTLTGRFVNTGPECSAKVEIVVLEGDFDGEEGDNWTHDEFKNNIVREREGKKPLLTGDVFLNLNEGIGLVGEIAFTDNSSWTRSRRFRLGARVVDNFDGTNVREAKTESFIVRDHRGELYKKHHPPSLSDEVWRLEKIGKDGAFHKRLSRENITTVKDFLTQLFIDSQRLRHKSGVVFNVVGQVMGLLSDCQYIPVDKISETEKADAQNLVMAAFEHSDEVISFEDEASLVDDPSQLSNILYPSSSLRTDSTGNKLLASHKIGGFDCAQPNASSPDIISSLYSVGGVSSLDDYALHNIENMGLRYDQNLSFLGHVSNPLICDTDTMTQAFCDEDHLRFFDTDLQTPNLSLEAPTDLQSALDGFLLTRSTAVANDKAQRRWTKISSVLKWFSIRKHVASKKTRVSEIHRYT; from the exons ATGTCACAAAAGAGGCAGCCTGAAGAGGCTAAGCTTCGCTCTGATGGGAATTCTCCTGAGGAGAAGAGGAGgaggtttaatttgaaaaa TGTGGTTCAGGAGGTAATTAAGATGCAATCTTTCCAGCATTTGTTGGAGCCAATTCTGGAGCCCTTGATTCGTAGAGTG GTCAAAGAGGAAGTGGAGTTGGCTCTTAGAAAACATCTGGCCAACATTAAAAG AAACTGTGggaatgaaaaagattttattgaaTCAAGAAGCTTCAAACTGCAGTTCTCGAACAGCCTCTCTCTTCCAGTGTTCACTGGAGCTCGAATTGAAGGAGAAGAATGTTCTTCTATAAAAGTAATTCTGATTGATACTCTTACTGGAAGATTTGTTAATACTGGTCCTGAATGTTCTGCAAAGGTAGAAATTGTTGTCCTTGAAGGTGATTTTGATGGTGAAGAGGGTGACAATTGGACACATGATGAGTTTAAAAACAACATTGtcagagagagagaaggaaagaaaCCTCTTCTTACAGGAGATGTGTTTCTGAATCTAAATGAGGGGATTGGTTTGGTGGGTGAGATTGCCTTCACTGATAATTCTAGCTGGACAAGAAGTCGTAGGTTCAGGCTTGGGGCAAGAGTTGTGGATAATTTTGATGGAACTAATGTACGGGAAGCAAAGACTGAATCTTTCATAGTCAGGGATCATCGAGGGGAAT TGTACAAGAAGCACCATCCTCCATCTCTGTCTGATGAGGTATGGAGATTGGAAAAGATTGGCAAAGATGGGGCTTTCCATAAGCGTTTGAGCCGGGAAAATATTACTACTGTCAAGGATTTCCTCACTCAGCTTTTTATCGATTCTCAACGCCTTCGCCAT AAAAGTGGAGTGGTCTTTAATGTTGTGGGACAAGTAATGGGACTACTTTCAGACTGCCAGTATATTCCTGTAGATAAGATTTCTGAAACCGAGAAG GCTGATGCTCAAAACTTGGTCATGGCTGCATTTGAACACTCAGACGAGGTTATCTCTTTTGAGGATGAAGCCTCTCTTGTGGATGACCCTTCACAGTTGTCTAACATCCTTTACCCCTCGAGCTCACTCAGAACAGACTCTACCGGGAACAAACTTTTGGCTTCACATAAGATAGGAGGATTTGATTGTGCACAACCGAATGCATCCTCTCCGGATATCATTTCTTCTCTGTATTCTGTTGGGGGTGTCAGCAGCTTGGATGATTATGCCTTGcacaatattgaaaatatggGTCTTAGATATGATCAGAATTTGAGTTTCTTAGGCCATGTCTCCAACCCCCTCATATGTGATACTGATACTATGACTCAAGCTTTCTGTGATGAGGATCATCTGAGGTTTTTTGATACAGATCTTCAGACTCCAAACCTTAGTTTGGAAGCACCGACCGATTTACAGAGTGCTCTTGATGGCTTCCTGTTGACGCGTTCAACAGCTGTTGCCAATGATAAGGCACAAAGGAGATGGACCAAGATATCTAGTGTGTTGAAATGGTTCTCTATTAGGAAACATGTGGCTTCAAAAAAGACTCGTGTCTCGGAAATTCATAGATACACGTGA
- the LOC8258111 gene encoding succinate dehydrogenase subunit 7B, mitochondrial, translating into MAFLLKSSMISSRFRSHSQNTEKGLLSNSSRGFHVEPGTREKALLAEDPALKRFKSHKSSVRTLKRVGDVLTIVVVAGCCYEIYVRATMREEARKQAGEIA; encoded by the exons atggCATTCCTACTCAAAAGTTCAATGATTTCTTCTCGCTTTCGATCTCATTCTCAG AACACAGAGAAAGGCTTACTATCTAATTCGAGTCGTGGATTCCATGTCGAACCTGGGACTCGCGAGAAAGCT CTCTTGGCAGAAGACCCTGCTCTTAAGCGATTCAAATCACATAAGAGTAGTGTCCGGACACTCAAAAGAGTTGGAGATGTTCTCACTATTGTAGTTGTTGCAG GCTGTTGCTATGAAATTTATGTTAGAGCTACTATGAGGGAGGAGGCTCGGAAACAGGCAGGTGAAATTGCATAA
- the LOC8258112 gene encoding calmodulin-binding protein 60 A isoform X1, translating to MSQKRQPEEAKLRSDGNSPEEKRRRFNLKNVVQEVIKMQSFQHLLEPILEPLIRRVVKEEVELALRKHLANIKRNCGNEKDFIESRSFKLQFSNSLSLPVFTGARIEGEECSSIKVILIDTLTGRFVNTGPECSAKVEIVVLEGDFDGEEGDNWTHDEFKNNIVREREGKKPLLTGDVFLNLNEGIGLVGEIAFTDNSSWTRSRRFRLGARVVDNFDGTNVREAKTESFIVRDHRGELYKKHHPPSLSDEVWRLEKIGKDGAFHKRLSRENITTVKDFLTQLFIDSQRLRHVLGTGMSAKMWEVTVEHARTCVLDKRVYLYYAPGSQQKSGVVFNVVGQVMGLLSDCQYIPVDKISETEKADAQNLVMAAFEHSDEVISFEDEASLVDDPSQLSNILYPSSSLRTDSTGNKLLASHKIGGFDCAQPNASSPDIISSLYSVGGVSSLDDYALHNIENMGLRYDQNLSFLGHVSNPLICDTDTMTQAFCDEDHLRFFDTDLQTPNLSLEAPTDLQSALDGFLLTRSTAVANDKAQRRWTKISSVLKWFSIRKHVASKKTRVSEIHRYT from the exons ATGTCACAAAAGAGGCAGCCTGAAGAGGCTAAGCTTCGCTCTGATGGGAATTCTCCTGAGGAGAAGAGGAGgaggtttaatttgaaaaa TGTGGTTCAGGAGGTAATTAAGATGCAATCTTTCCAGCATTTGTTGGAGCCAATTCTGGAGCCCTTGATTCGTAGAGTG GTCAAAGAGGAAGTGGAGTTGGCTCTTAGAAAACATCTGGCCAACATTAAAAG AAACTGTGggaatgaaaaagattttattgaaTCAAGAAGCTTCAAACTGCAGTTCTCGAACAGCCTCTCTCTTCCAGTGTTCACTGGAGCTCGAATTGAAGGAGAAGAATGTTCTTCTATAAAAGTAATTCTGATTGATACTCTTACTGGAAGATTTGTTAATACTGGTCCTGAATGTTCTGCAAAGGTAGAAATTGTTGTCCTTGAAGGTGATTTTGATGGTGAAGAGGGTGACAATTGGACACATGATGAGTTTAAAAACAACATTGtcagagagagagaaggaaagaaaCCTCTTCTTACAGGAGATGTGTTTCTGAATCTAAATGAGGGGATTGGTTTGGTGGGTGAGATTGCCTTCACTGATAATTCTAGCTGGACAAGAAGTCGTAGGTTCAGGCTTGGGGCAAGAGTTGTGGATAATTTTGATGGAACTAATGTACGGGAAGCAAAGACTGAATCTTTCATAGTCAGGGATCATCGAGGGGAAT TGTACAAGAAGCACCATCCTCCATCTCTGTCTGATGAGGTATGGAGATTGGAAAAGATTGGCAAAGATGGGGCTTTCCATAAGCGTTTGAGCCGGGAAAATATTACTACTGTCAAGGATTTCCTCACTCAGCTTTTTATCGATTCTCAACGCCTTCGCCAT GTTCTTGGGACAGGTATGTCTGCCAAGATGTGGGAAGTTACTGTAGAGCATGCTCGGACTTGTGTACTTGATAAGAGAGTATACTTATATTATGCTCCTGGTTCTCAACAGAAAAGTGGAGTGGTCTTTAATGTTGTGGGACAAGTAATGGGACTACTTTCAGACTGCCAGTATATTCCTGTAGATAAGATTTCTGAAACCGAGAAG GCTGATGCTCAAAACTTGGTCATGGCTGCATTTGAACACTCAGACGAGGTTATCTCTTTTGAGGATGAAGCCTCTCTTGTGGATGACCCTTCACAGTTGTCTAACATCCTTTACCCCTCGAGCTCACTCAGAACAGACTCTACCGGGAACAAACTTTTGGCTTCACATAAGATAGGAGGATTTGATTGTGCACAACCGAATGCATCCTCTCCGGATATCATTTCTTCTCTGTATTCTGTTGGGGGTGTCAGCAGCTTGGATGATTATGCCTTGcacaatattgaaaatatggGTCTTAGATATGATCAGAATTTGAGTTTCTTAGGCCATGTCTCCAACCCCCTCATATGTGATACTGATACTATGACTCAAGCTTTCTGTGATGAGGATCATCTGAGGTTTTTTGATACAGATCTTCAGACTCCAAACCTTAGTTTGGAAGCACCGACCGATTTACAGAGTGCTCTTGATGGCTTCCTGTTGACGCGTTCAACAGCTGTTGCCAATGATAAGGCACAAAGGAGATGGACCAAGATATCTAGTGTGTTGAAATGGTTCTCTATTAGGAAACATGTGGCTTCAAAAAAGACTCGTGTCTCGGAAATTCATAGATACACGTGA
- the LOC8258112 gene encoding calmodulin-binding protein 60 A isoform X2 — translation MQSFQHLLEPILEPLIRRVVKEEVELALRKHLANIKRNCGNEKDFIESRSFKLQFSNSLSLPVFTGARIEGEECSSIKVILIDTLTGRFVNTGPECSAKVEIVVLEGDFDGEEGDNWTHDEFKNNIVREREGKKPLLTGDVFLNLNEGIGLVGEIAFTDNSSWTRSRRFRLGARVVDNFDGTNVREAKTESFIVRDHRGELYKKHHPPSLSDEVWRLEKIGKDGAFHKRLSRENITTVKDFLTQLFIDSQRLRHVLGTGMSAKMWEVTVEHARTCVLDKRVYLYYAPGSQQKSGVVFNVVGQVMGLLSDCQYIPVDKISETEKADAQNLVMAAFEHSDEVISFEDEASLVDDPSQLSNILYPSSSLRTDSTGNKLLASHKIGGFDCAQPNASSPDIISSLYSVGGVSSLDDYALHNIENMGLRYDQNLSFLGHVSNPLICDTDTMTQAFCDEDHLRFFDTDLQTPNLSLEAPTDLQSALDGFLLTRSTAVANDKAQRRWTKISSVLKWFSIRKHVASKKTRVSEIHRYT, via the exons ATGCAATCTTTCCAGCATTTGTTGGAGCCAATTCTGGAGCCCTTGATTCGTAGAGTG GTCAAAGAGGAAGTGGAGTTGGCTCTTAGAAAACATCTGGCCAACATTAAAAG AAACTGTGggaatgaaaaagattttattgaaTCAAGAAGCTTCAAACTGCAGTTCTCGAACAGCCTCTCTCTTCCAGTGTTCACTGGAGCTCGAATTGAAGGAGAAGAATGTTCTTCTATAAAAGTAATTCTGATTGATACTCTTACTGGAAGATTTGTTAATACTGGTCCTGAATGTTCTGCAAAGGTAGAAATTGTTGTCCTTGAAGGTGATTTTGATGGTGAAGAGGGTGACAATTGGACACATGATGAGTTTAAAAACAACATTGtcagagagagagaaggaaagaaaCCTCTTCTTACAGGAGATGTGTTTCTGAATCTAAATGAGGGGATTGGTTTGGTGGGTGAGATTGCCTTCACTGATAATTCTAGCTGGACAAGAAGTCGTAGGTTCAGGCTTGGGGCAAGAGTTGTGGATAATTTTGATGGAACTAATGTACGGGAAGCAAAGACTGAATCTTTCATAGTCAGGGATCATCGAGGGGAAT TGTACAAGAAGCACCATCCTCCATCTCTGTCTGATGAGGTATGGAGATTGGAAAAGATTGGCAAAGATGGGGCTTTCCATAAGCGTTTGAGCCGGGAAAATATTACTACTGTCAAGGATTTCCTCACTCAGCTTTTTATCGATTCTCAACGCCTTCGCCAT GTTCTTGGGACAGGTATGTCTGCCAAGATGTGGGAAGTTACTGTAGAGCATGCTCGGACTTGTGTACTTGATAAGAGAGTATACTTATATTATGCTCCTGGTTCTCAACAGAAAAGTGGAGTGGTCTTTAATGTTGTGGGACAAGTAATGGGACTACTTTCAGACTGCCAGTATATTCCTGTAGATAAGATTTCTGAAACCGAGAAG GCTGATGCTCAAAACTTGGTCATGGCTGCATTTGAACACTCAGACGAGGTTATCTCTTTTGAGGATGAAGCCTCTCTTGTGGATGACCCTTCACAGTTGTCTAACATCCTTTACCCCTCGAGCTCACTCAGAACAGACTCTACCGGGAACAAACTTTTGGCTTCACATAAGATAGGAGGATTTGATTGTGCACAACCGAATGCATCCTCTCCGGATATCATTTCTTCTCTGTATTCTGTTGGGGGTGTCAGCAGCTTGGATGATTATGCCTTGcacaatattgaaaatatggGTCTTAGATATGATCAGAATTTGAGTTTCTTAGGCCATGTCTCCAACCCCCTCATATGTGATACTGATACTATGACTCAAGCTTTCTGTGATGAGGATCATCTGAGGTTTTTTGATACAGATCTTCAGACTCCAAACCTTAGTTTGGAAGCACCGACCGATTTACAGAGTGCTCTTGATGGCTTCCTGTTGACGCGTTCAACAGCTGTTGCCAATGATAAGGCACAAAGGAGATGGACCAAGATATCTAGTGTGTTGAAATGGTTCTCTATTAGGAAACATGTGGCTTCAAAAAAGACTCGTGTCTCGGAAATTCATAGATACACGTGA